The window GCCATGCCCGCCGCACGCTCGCCGGCCCGGCCCGTTCGTCCTCGCCCGTCGGGGCCCACCCCGCCGGCCCCGGCTGGTACGTCCGGCCGATCCGCCGCAGGCCGTCCGCGTCGACGCGGACGAGTTGGTAATGGCCGGCGCCCGCGGGCAGCGGCCGGTCCGGGACAGCGCCCAGCGCGAGCGGGCCGGCCGGTGTCGTCGGCGACGGCGGCGACGTGAACGCCCGGGTGTCGGCACTCTCCGGCTCGCCGTGTAGCAGCAGGTTGAGCCGCCCGCCCTCGGGCGTCGAGTCCGCCCCGGCCGCGGGCCCGGGACGACCGTCACCGCCGCGCGGCGGTTCGGGCGCGTGATGGCGGATGCCGATCCGCAGCCATCCGCGCTGCTCGTACGGGGCCAGCGCGGCGTCGAACCAGCGCTCCTGCCGGGGTCCCAGCGTCGCCGGTGGCGACGTCAGATGGGTGGTCGCGAAGGTCGTGTTGAGCCCGGCGACGGCCACCCAGAGCCGCGGCATCTCGAACAGGGACCACTGCTGGTCGACCAGGAATCCGCAGTCGGTCGTGTCCGGGTAGAACGCGGTCAGCAGGGCTCGGTAGTGCTTCCACTTCGGCCAGAACGGAGGCTCGGGTTCCTCGTCGTCGCCGGCGCAGCTCGCGAAGTAGCCACGGCACAGGTCGTGGTTCACGTCCCGGGGGCCCGGCACGATCGCGACGTGCTCGCGCGGGATGTCCAGCGCCTCCGCGAGGTCGGCGAGCACCGTCGCGGCCTGGGTGAACTCCGGCCTGCGCGCACTCGCCGTCAGGTCGCCGGTGACCACGACGAGGTCCGGCCCGTGCCCCGCCTCGTCGGCCATCCGGCGGACGTCGTCGACGAGGTCGCGGCCGAGGGCCCGCAGCGGCGCGCCGGTCTGCCCCGGGCCGGCGACGAAGGCCTCGCCGTCGCCGATCCGTAGGTTCGGCAGGTGCAGCACGGTCACGGCCGACCGGACGGCGGACTCGGCCGGATCGACGGGCTCGGCCGGGCCTTCCGGTCCAGTCAGGGCCCGTCCAGCGGCATCGGCGGCCGCGGCGGGATCCGCCCCATCGGAGCCCGAGGGAGGCACGGCCACGGCGACGGGACCCGCCAGGGCGCGAGGCGTGCCATCCAGGCCGGGCCTGGGACCGGCTCCCCCACCGCGCGCGCCGCCCCCGGCGGGCGGCCGGTCGCCGTCCTCCGCGACGGCGGCGAGGATCCGCCGGGCCAGCGCGGCGACATGCTCGCGTTGCCGCGCCACGTCGAAGCGGCGATCCCGCCAGTCCTCGTACTGCCGGCCGGCGAGTACCGCGACCACGTCGTGGACGGCCCCATGGTCCGCGGGCTCCAACGAGCCGATGTCGATCCAGTAGATCGGCAGAACCAGACCGGCGCGATGAAGCCGCCGTTCCCGGCTCAGGAACCGCCGAAGCTCCGCGACACACTGCGCACTCGCCAGGTAGCTCGGCGAGATGATGGGCACCAGCACGCTGGCGGTGTCGAGAGCACCGCTGATCCGTTCCTCCCAGGCCTGACCCCACACGAGATGGTCACGGTCCCGGAACACGGGCATGTCGCGTCCGGCGTGGACGCGCAGCTCCTGGGAGAGCATCCTGTGCAGCAGCCCAAGCTGGGCTCCGCCCTGATCCTCGTCAGCGTGCGCGTAGCTGAAGAAACAGGCTGGCTCGGCCAACAGCACCCCCGTGGCGTGGCGAGTCCGTCAGGCGTGTGGACGGTCCGCACACCATCATTGTGCCTACGGTAATGGGGCTGATGGCCTTAGTGACACGGCCGTCGCCATCGTGACTACGCCGGCGCCGATGCCGCCCTACCTCAACCCCGCGACGGGGCCGCCGTCAGCTGGCTCTCGGCTCACCGATGCTGGCCGGACGTCTCCCGCGCATGGCCCAGCCCGGCGAGCGCGGCCTCGCGCGCGGTGCGCACGGTCGGCCGGGTTCCGATGCCCGGACGCAACCGCAGCGCATTGTCCAGGTCGTCGAGCGCGTCGGCGTAGTCCCGCAGCGCGGCGTGTATCTCGCCACGGCCGGCGAGCGCCTCGACCGCGTCCGGCGCGATGGTGAGTACCGAGCCGAAGCAGGCCACCGCCGCCCGCAGGTTGCCCGCCAACCGCAGCGCCCGGGCCAGCTCGATCTTCACCACGAGCTCGGAGGGCAGCCGCCCCACCGCGGCGCCGAGCTGCGCGGTCGCGCCCGCGTACTGCCCCGTCTCGAGCAGCAGGCGCCCCTGCGCCACGAGCAGCCAGCCGACCGCCGCGTGGTCCTGCGCCATCTCGTAGTAGTTCGCGGCGAGCCGGTACTTGTCACCGGCCTCGTCGAGGCGCCCGCCGCGGAAGTACACGTCCCCGAGCAGTGACGCGGCGCGGCCCAGGTCCCGGGTCGTGACCGCCTGCGGATCGGCGACCACGCGTAGAGCCTGGCGTTCGGCCAGCATCAGGTCGTCGTCGGCGAGCGCCGCCTCGGCTGTCTCCAGGAGGGCCGAGACCGTCGCGGTCGCCGGGCGGCCCGCTCCAGACCCGCCGGGGACGACGAGGTCACGCGACGGCCCGCGGAACCGCCCGCTCAACAGCGTCGGGTCACGCCGCCCGCCGGGGGGCTCCGGAGCGTCCGACGTCGGCGGCGCGACACGAATCACATGCCGGTCCACCAGTGCGCGGATCACCGACGCGGAGGGACGTTCCTCCTCCGGACGCCACCCCGGCGATTCACCCGGTTGTCCCGGGGCCACCACGCGCAGCCAGTCACCCAGTCGGGGCGCCGACACGCCGCACAGGTCGGCGACCTCGGTCACCGCCGCGGCCAGGAACGCGCCGATGGCCCCGTCGACGTCGACGTGCCGGCGCACGTCGTCGGCATCGATCATGGTCAGGTCGACGGGCAGCGCCGCCCAGAGCGCCTGGCAGGCGATCTGTACCAACACCGGCTCGACCGCCTCGGCGAGCACCGGGCGCCGGGTGGCGAAGGCCCCCGTCGCCGTCTCGCTGCGTATCGCGCGCAGCAGCTCCTCGGCCGCGTCGACGGACATGGAGCGCCCCGTCCCGGCGGTCGGCGCGAGAATCGCCTGGAAGGCTTCGTGCGGAGCCAGGCGGGACACGCCGAACGTCATCGCCGCGTGCCCACCCAGGGTCGCGACGAATGGCTCCAGGGCGGGCAGCGACTCATCCCTAACACAGAGGACGAGGCGGAAGTCCGAAAAAACGTCGATCAATTCGGCGAGTTGGTCGAAAAACGTCAGCCGATTGACGCCCACACGACCGTTGCCACTGACGACGCTGTCCAGGCGGTCGATGACCGCCACCATCGGCCGGGAACCATCCACATACCGTGATACCCGCAGGCGTCGGACGAACTCGGCGATCGAAAACTCGACCAGCTGTCCCGGCGACTCGGCCGGCGACCAGGATGACAGCAGGGCAAAGATGTAGGGGTTGTGTTCGGGCATGGCCGCCAACGGCACCGACAGCCGGCCCGTCACCTGCCCTACGGGAAGTACGTCGACGCCACGCGCCTGCAACAACGGCATGGCACCGGCCTGTACCAGCGACGTCTTGCCGACACCCGACGGGCCATGTACCACGACGACCCTGTTGTCCGCGCACAGGTCGACCAGTTCCTGCGACGCGGCCGCCCGACCGTGAAAAATCCGGTGCTCATGCGTCTGATATGGGCGGGCGCCGACATAGGGACCAACCACGGACGCCGGGAGGGTCGTCACGTTCCGCTCCGCCGCCACGAACCCTTCGCGTCAGGTTCCCGGCCGGTCGGCGCCGCGCGGCGGTCGGCGCGCCGACCGGCCGTCGCGGGGGGCGCGGATGCGGCGCGAAGTGGGCCGCCCGCAACAGGTCCGCGCATCCCCCTCACCGCTATACCCGCCCTACCATGTCTCGACGTGCCAACCGGCACCTGATCGGACACAAGCTCATCATCGACCGCGACCCCGCCTCGCGGCTGTTGACTCTGGGTGTCCGCAGCAGTCTTATCAGGTCTGCTGCATGCCGTGTCAACTGGGCTCGGACGCGCTTCGAGCCACCGCTCGCACGAGGTACGCGGTCGTGCGCCTTGCGCCCTTGACGACAGCTCTCCCGCCCATTTCTCGGGCCGCGACATTACCGACATGTTGCCCAGGCCGTCGCTCGTCCGGCCGTTCCAGGATCGTGCGGCGGAATCACCCGTCGACGGTGCCTCCCGCGCCGCGGCGGTACCTGGATCGCGGGCTTGGGGCACGTCCGTTTGACAGGTCATGCAGCGGGCCTGATAAGACTGCTGCGGACCCCCCTGGTCAACAGTCGCCGCGCGGAGAGGCACCTGCGGCCATGCACGAGGAGCCGTTTCTCATCCACATGGCAACCTTCGCCCCTAGCCGCGGTGACTGGCTATCCTCCGTCAGGACCGGTCCATGTCAGGCACGGCGGCTCTCCTCGGCCGGTACTGAAAAGCAGGTGGCGAAACTCGCGCGGCCGCGCCTGCCTAGCCGTTGCTAGGGGGACGCGCCAGCGTATCATCATGCATCATCTGGATCTGAACGAGCAGCCGGGGGCCCCCGTGACGGAGATGGTGGATACGACCGCGCCGGTGACCCGCGGCGTGCCGTCCGTCTGGGGAAGCGTCCCCCAACGAAACAAGAACTTCACCGGCCGGGAGACGCTTCTCGCCGATCTTCGGGAGCGGCTCACCGGGAAGGTCACCGCTGTTCTCCCGCATGCCCTCCACGGGCTCGGGGGTGTCGGAAAGACGCAGCTCGCCATTGAATACGCCTACCGGTACGCCGAGGACTACGACCTGGTGTGGTGGGTGTCGGCCGACCAGCAGCCGCTGGCCCGCTCCGCGCTCGCCGGCTTGGCGCCCCGGCTGGGTCTCACCGGTGTCGCGGCCGGCCGGCTCGAGGACGTGGTGCCCGCGGTGCTGGACGCGCTGCGCACCGGCCGGCCCTACGCGCGCTGGCTGCTCATCTTCGACAACGCCGACCAGCCGGAGACGATTCGGGAGCTGATCCCGCAGCTCATCGAGGGCACGACCCACTCGCCGGGGCACGTGCTGGTGACCTCCCGTAACCATCGTTGGGAGAGCCAGGCGGACGTCGTCGAGGTGGACGTGTTCGACCGTGACGAGAGCCTGGCCTTCCTGAAGCGCCGCGTACCAGGCATCGGCACGGACGACGCGGACCGCCTGGCCGTGGAGCTCGGCGACCTCCCGCTGGCGCTGGAGCAGGCCGGCGCTCTGCAGGCCGAGACCGGCATGCGAGTGGAGGACTACCTGCGGCTGCTCGCGAAGGAGGCGAGCAAGCTGCTGGCGGAGAACCCGCCCTCCGACTACCCGGTTCCGGTCGCCGCCGCCTGGGCGCTGTCGGTGAGCCGTCTCAGCGAGCAGCTGCCGTTCGCCATGGACCTTCTGCGCCGATGTGCCTTCTTCGGTCCGGAGCCGATCCCGCGTGACGTGTTCGACCGCGGCCGGTCCGTGATCGACTCACCGCTACGGGCGTCCCTCGAGGATCCGATCCTGGTCAGTCGCGCCATGCGCGAGCTGGGACGTTACGCCCTCGCCCGCATCGACAACCGGAACAAGTCGGTGCAGGTCCATCGCCTCATCCAAAGACTCATCCGCGAAGAACTCGACGAGGAGCAGTCCGCCGGCATGCAGCGTGAGGTTCACGAACTGTTGGCCGCCGCGGACCCACTGGACGCCAGCGACCCGGCCAACTGGCCGAGGTACGAGGAACTGCTGGCGCACGTGATCCCAGCCGAGGTCGTGTCCAGCGCCCACCCCAGGGTCCGGCGGCTGTTCTCCAACATGGTGCAGTACCTCTACGAGACCGGTGACTACACCACCTGCCGGCAACTGGTGGAGCTGGCGATCGACCAGTGGACCGCCGACCCCGGTCAGGACGAGCGGGACGTACTGCGGATGCGTGCCCTCAAAACGGACGTCCTCTGGCAGCTTGGCCACTATTCGGAGGCCTACAACCTGCGTCGGCCCACCCTCGACCGAATGCGGGACACCCTCGGGTACGAGGACGAGGACACTCTCATCGTCACCAGCGGACATGGTGCCGACCTGCGGGTCCGCGGCGAGTTCGCGGCGGCGCGCGACCTCGATGAGGACTCGCTCGCGCGCCATCTGCGGATCTTCACCGCCGAACATCCCAGAACGTTCAACATCGCCAACAACCTGGCCGTCGACTGTGGCCTCAACAGCGAGTACCGACGCGCACGCGAGCTGGACGAGAAGACCTACCAGGATCGGCTCGACTTCTACGGCGCCGACGATCACCCGTCCGTCATCTTCTCGCTCAGCGCCTGGGCGCGGGACATGCGGCAGGCCGGCGACTACGTCGCCGGTCGGAAGACCGCCGAGCAGGCCTACCAGCGATACCAGGTCCTGCTGAAATCCGGTGGGCGGCGGTTCACCGAGACCCACCCGTGGGTGCTGCTGGCGGCCAAGGACCTCTCGGTCGCGCGGCGCAAGGCCGGTGAGTTCGAGTCCGCGCTCGACCTGGGCAAGGAGGTGCACGAGAAGTACGAGCGCACCTACGACAAGCGGCACCTCGACCGCCTCGCGGCGGGCATGAACCTCGGCAACGCCCTGCGGGCCAGGGACGAGCTCGAGGAGGCGGCCAACGTGATCATGGAGACGGTGGCGCGCTACAAGGAGTCACTCGCCCCCAGCCATCCGTACGTGCACGGGTGCGCGCTGAACCTCGCCCTGGTGCAGCGCCAGCTCGGTGAGGTGGCCGCGGCCCGAGAGCTGTTGGAGACCTCACGCGCGGGCCTGGAGACGAGCCTGGGCCAGACGCACCACTACTCCCTGACCTGCGTGTTCAACCTCGCC of the Pseudofrankia saprophytica genome contains:
- a CDS encoding tetratricopeptide repeat protein, with protein sequence MTTLPASVVGPYVGARPYQTHEHRIFHGRAAASQELVDLCADNRVVVVHGPSGVGKTSLVQAGAMPLLQARGVDVLPVGQVTGRLSVPLAAMPEHNPYIFALLSSWSPAESPGQLVEFSIAEFVRRLRVSRYVDGSRPMVAVIDRLDSVVSGNGRVGVNRLTFFDQLAELIDVFSDFRLVLCVRDESLPALEPFVATLGGHAAMTFGVSRLAPHEAFQAILAPTAGTGRSMSVDAAEELLRAIRSETATGAFATRRPVLAEAVEPVLVQIACQALWAALPVDLTMIDADDVRRHVDVDGAIGAFLAAAVTEVADLCGVSAPRLGDWLRVVAPGQPGESPGWRPEEERPSASVIRALVDRHVIRVAPPTSDAPEPPGGRRDPTLLSGRFRGPSRDLVVPGGSGAGRPATATVSALLETAEAALADDDLMLAERQALRVVADPQAVTTRDLGRAASLLGDVYFRGGRLDEAGDKYRLAANYYEMAQDHAAVGWLLVAQGRLLLETGQYAGATAQLGAAVGRLPSELVVKIELARALRLAGNLRAAVACFGSVLTIAPDAVEALAGRGEIHAALRDYADALDDLDNALRLRPGIGTRPTVRTAREAALAGLGHARETSGQHR
- the fxsT gene encoding FxSxx-COOH system tetratricopeptide repeat protein, with the protein product MHHLDLNEQPGAPVTEMVDTTAPVTRGVPSVWGSVPQRNKNFTGRETLLADLRERLTGKVTAVLPHALHGLGGVGKTQLAIEYAYRYAEDYDLVWWVSADQQPLARSALAGLAPRLGLTGVAAGRLEDVVPAVLDALRTGRPYARWLLIFDNADQPETIRELIPQLIEGTTHSPGHVLVTSRNHRWESQADVVEVDVFDRDESLAFLKRRVPGIGTDDADRLAVELGDLPLALEQAGALQAETGMRVEDYLRLLAKEASKLLAENPPSDYPVPVAAAWALSVSRLSEQLPFAMDLLRRCAFFGPEPIPRDVFDRGRSVIDSPLRASLEDPILVSRAMRELGRYALARIDNRNKSVQVHRLIQRLIREELDEEQSAGMQREVHELLAAADPLDASDPANWPRYEELLAHVIPAEVVSSAHPRVRRLFSNMVQYLYETGDYTTCRQLVELAIDQWTADPGQDERDVLRMRALKTDVLWQLGHYSEAYNLRRPTLDRMRDTLGYEDEDTLIVTSGHGADLRVRGEFAAARDLDEDSLARHLRIFTAEHPRTFNIANNLAVDCGLNSEYRRARELDEKTYQDRLDFYGADDHPSVIFSLSAWARDMRQAGDYVAGRKTAEQAYQRYQVLLKSGGRRFTETHPWVLLAAKDLSVARRKAGEFESALDLGKEVHEKYERTYDKRHLDRLAAGMNLGNALRARDELEEAANVIMETVARYKESLAPSHPYVHGCALNLALVQRQLGEVAAARELLETSRAGLETSLGQTHHYSLTCVFNLANVHAELGDWERARQLDEEALAGLEKRLGQQHPHTIACAANLSLDLSALGKTEEAEQRQAEALQQYTAVLGPDHPDVQAAAAGRRVDFDFEPPPL